In the Solanum pennellii chromosome 5, SPENNV200 genome, one interval contains:
- the LOC107020846 gene encoding receptor-like protein kinase HERK 1 codes for MDFAILHLFVLVLSVLCLMICALEFDPVDNYLINCGSFENITVGDRVFLADNLNSTQRVFVNTSLESIPSSYSSNLYQTARILDEVSKFKFSIKKQGRHWIRLYFYPFSYGNFNLSTAKFSVSVQNFTLIKSFQSLSGPLVKEYTLNITSTSLVLTFTPFSNSFAFVNALEIISLPDELIPVGIGTDSLRELALETVVRVNMGNVAVLPRNDTSWRSWESDERYLTSRNLFQFVSRIQAVNYTRGGPSRNIAPPSVYGTATRLQVDDPGVSVNITWLFDVDPGFDYFIRFHFCDIVTGHNDPNKVGGDHELLFNVYINSQLASRDLDLKKKTSNVLGSPYYMDVVTRLKNIHSIGISIGPAGVDNAYPDGLLNGLEIMKISNVKGSLDASDAEIQSSVPTSKKTTTWLMIGSTIGGSIICIVLVVVSILFCRSRIRTAADDSTEENHTAVGAKEASIVSKSNMGYLFPLVAVQEATDHFSESMIIGFGGFGKVYKGILKDNTKVAVKRGFHQSQQGLAEFMTEVEMLSQFRHRHLVSLIGYCNEKNEMIIIYEYMENGTLKDHLYGSDLPNLNWTQRLEICIGSAKGLHYLHTGSHKAIIHRDVKSSNILLDENLRAKVSDFGLSKIGPEIDQTHVSTAVKGSFGYLDPEYLTRQQLTDKSDVYSFGVVMFEVLCGRPVIDPSLPRESVNLVEYVMKCLRTGESEAIVDPRIAHDITPESQMKFVETAEKCLAEYGADRPTMGEVLWNLEYALKLQKTTQENEISDNQLDNSVLSTEYSMGSMADLAGVSMSKVFCQMVKSENKDSCDIC; via the coding sequence ATGGATTTTGCAATACTTCATTTGTTTGTTTTGGTATTGTCTGTGTTGTGTTTGATGATATGTGCCTTAGAGTTTGATCCTGTTGATAACTATCTCATAAACTGTGGttcatttgaaaatattactGTAGGTGATAGAGTTTTCTTGGCTGATAACTTGAATTCCACTCAAAGGGTATTTGTTAATACAAGTCTAGAGTCTATTCCATCTAGTTATAGTTCAAATCTTTATCAAACTGCTAGAATTCTTGATGAGGTttcgaaattcaaattttcGATCAAGAAACAAGGGCGCCATTGGATTCGTCTGTATTTCTATCCGTTTTCGTATGGAAATTTCAATCTAAGTACTGCTAAGTTCTCTGTTTCTGTTCAGAACTTCACTTTGATCAAGAGCTTTCAATCATTGAGTGGTCCTTTAGTAAAAGAGTACACTTTGAACATTACTAGTACTAGTCTTGTTCTTACATTTACGCCTTTTTCTAACTCGTTTGCGTTTGTAAACGCGTTGGAAATCATTTCACTTCCTGATGAGCTCATTCCTGTTGGTATTGGAACTGATAGTTTGAGAGAACTAGCTTTAGAAACAGTTGTGAGGGTGAATATGGGAAATGTTGCAGTGTTGCCTCGAAATGATACCTCGTGGCGATCTTGGGAATCTGATGAAAGATACTTAACAAGTAGGAATCTATTTCAGTTTGTATCGAGGATACAAGCTGTGAATTACACACGAGGAGGGCCTTCTAGGAATATCGCCCCTCCATCGGTGTATGGGACTGCTACGAGGCTGCAAGTGGATGATCCCGGTGTTTCTGTAAACATCACGTGGTTGTTTGATGTTGATCCTGGCTTCGACTATTTCATCAGGTTCCACTTTTGCGACATAGTAACTGGccacaatgatccaaacaaagtagGTGGCGACCATGAACTATTGTTCAATGTCTACATCAATTCCCAATTAGCTTCGAGGGACCTTGATCTTAAAAAGAAGACATCAAATGTCCTTGGTTCTCCGTATTACATGGATGTTGTTACAAGGTTAAAGAACATTCACAGCATTGGCATTAGCATTGGTCCAGCAGGTGTAGATAATGCATATCCGGACGGCCTCCTGAATGGTCTCGAGATCATGAAAATAAGCAATGTCAAGGGAAGTCTTGATGCCTCAGACGCTGAGATTCAGTCCTCGGTGCCTACTTCAAAGAAGACTACAACATGGTTGATGATTGGATCAACTATTGGAGGATCGATCATTTGCATCGTTTTGGTTGTGGTGTCTATTCTCTTTTGCAGAAGTAGAATACGGACAGCTGCTGATGACTCAACAGAGGAAAATCATACAGCAGTTGGAGCCAAAGAAGCATCTATCGTTTCCAAGTCAAATATGGGGTACCTGTTCCCTCTTGTAGCAGTTCAGGAAGCAACCGATCACTTCAGTGAAAGCATGATCATAGGCTTTGGTGGTTTTGGAAAAGTTTACAAGGGAATTTTGAAGGATAACACAAAGGTGGCAGTAAAGAGAGGAtttcatcaatcacaacaaGGTCTTGCCGAGTTCATGACTGAAGTCGAAATGCTGTCTCAGTTTAGACATCGCCATTTGGTCTCACTGATCGGTTACTGTAATGAAAAGAATGAGATGATAATCATTTACGAGTACATGGAGAATGGAACTCTTAAGGATCATCTGTATGGTTCAGACCTTCCGAATTTGAATTGGACACAAAGGCTTGAAATTTGCATAGGATCAGCAAAAGGACTTCACTATCTTCATACCGGTTCTCATAAGGCAATCATCCACCGAGATGTCAAATCCTCGAATATACTTCTAGATGAAAATCTCCGGGCTAAAGTTTCTGATTTTGGACTATCGAAAATTGGTCCAGAAATTGATCAAACACATGTTAGTACTGCAGTGAAAGGAAGTTTTGGATATCTTGATCCAGAGTATTTGACAAGGCAACAACTAACCGATAAATCTGATGTCTATTCCTTTGGTGTTGTAATGTTTGAAGTCCTCTGTGGAAGGCCCGTTATCGACCCCTCTCTTCCTAGAGAATCGGTAAACTTGGTTGAATATGTGATGAAATGTTTAAGGACAGGAGAATCAGAGGCAATCGTTGATCCTAGGATTGCACACGATATTACACCAGAATCCCAGATGAAGTTTGTAGAGACTGCTGAGAAATGCTTGGCTGAATATGGTGCAGACCGTCCGACTATGGGAGAAGTTTTGTGGAACTTGGAATATGCATTGAAACTTCAAAAAACAACACAAGAGAACGAGATATCGGATAATCAGTTGGATAATAGTGTCTTAAGTACAGAATACAGCATGGGAAGTATGGCTGATCTTGCTGGTGTTTCAATGAGCAAAGTTTTTTGCCAAATGGTAAAATCTGAAAACAAAGACTCATGTGATATATGTTAG
- the LOC107018979 gene encoding protein RDM16-like isoform X1, whose amino-acid sequence MEREKSSKRARGSRDGDDDDHRRNRHRDEENRHRSDDRRRQDLERSIEREGNRDVGHDREDENQHQSDDRRRDRVREGSRDRAYDRERREITRDRDRREKSFELEVNREGSMERRNSRKRKDRGENVDKKNVDEKRARDSEVKKDKLRVDNVKLMDKEDVEIDEEKGKGCEMRTVKEEPKPELYEDGQDVDTIDTSVAMGSFSAASRTSPDKPLTRSDSPATKVSSISTTTENKGVNINKFHKVLGKSSTDGAAHDTGKSAILSIDAKGNAYELKQRHKVLKEKLKRIPLLNKGANSTRDGSSQMGSRESLKAPSTNVAILPPPVASSNAEILPTPGSARSTSTIATMVSANMLPSSLPHVVGLTAQSYEAIKRAQEFSAKIEFRQDPECPSLINMFPGQMPPEVTIQPKLAKAPVLRLDAFGREIDEQGNVVNVPKPSSTLKVNINKQNKESFQLLKPELDIDPDKNPHFDPRMGIDKNKILRPKKMSFQFVEEGKWSRDAEIIKLKSQFGEIRTKELRTKQEQLAKAKAEPDINPNLIEVSERIITKEKSKEPIPDVEWWEAPLLRSGAYGVMVDGNLTDDTLKMERITIYVEHPRPIEPPAEPAPPPPQPLKLTKKEQKKMRTRRRMDQEREKQEMIRQGLLEPPKPKIKMSNLMRVLGSEATQDPTKLEKEIRSAAAEREQAHIDRNLSRKLTPDEFREKKEKKLFDDPTIAPETVVSVYRINDLSHPQYRFKVDVNAQENRMTGCAVILGDINVVVVEGGKKSIKRYGKLMLRRIDWAAAVKKEDDDEDEDKPRNKCVLVWQGTVAKSSFHRFLVHECRTEAAARKVFADAGVLHYWNLAVDFIDDEL is encoded by the exons atggAGAGAGAAAAATCGAGTAAGAGAGCAAGAGGATCCAGGGACGGCGATGACGACGATCACCGCCGTAATCGCCACCGTGACGAGGAGAACCGACACCGGTCCGATGATCGGCGACGTCAAGACCTTGAGAGATCGATTGAGCGGGAAGGAAACAGAGATGTAGGTCACGATCGCGAGGATGAGAATCAACATCAATCCGATGATCGGCGACGAGATCGTGTGAGGGAAGGAAGCAGAGATAGAGCTTATGATCGTGAAAGGCGTGAGATAACACGTGATCGGGATAGACGGGAGAAATCGTTTGAGTTGGAAGTTAACAGAGAGGGTTCAATGGAGAGAAGGAATTCGCGTAAGAGGAAAGATAGAGGAGAGAATGTGGATAAGAAGAATGTCGATGAGAAGAGAGCTAGGGATTCGGAGGTTAAGAAGGATAAACTGAGAGTTGACAATGTGAAGTTGATGGATAAGGAAGATGTGGAAATCGATgaagaaaagggaaaaggatGTGAAATGAGAACTGTGAAGGAAGAACCGAAACCAGAGCTCTATGAGGATGGACAGGATGTTGATACCATTGATACT AGTGTAGCAATGGGATCATTCAGTGCAGCATCAAGGACTTCCCCTGATAAGCCTTTGACTCGTAGTGATTCTCCTGCTACCAAGGTATCTTCAATTTCTACCACAACTGAAAATAAGGGAGTTAATATTAACAAATTTCATAAGGTTCTTGGGAAATCTAGTACAGATGGGGCAGCTCATGACACTGGCAAGAGTGCAATCTTATCCATTGATGCTAAAGGAAATGCATACGAGCTCAAACAAAGGCATAAAGTGCTGAAAGAAAAGCTTAAGAGGATTCCTTTG TTAAACAAGGGTGCCAACTCTACGAGAGATGGAAGTTCACAAATGGGTTCCAGGGAGAGCCTTAAAGCCCCTTCAACCAATGTGGCGATATTGCCACCACCAGTTGCATCTTCAAATGCAGAGATATTACCCACTCCAGGTTCAGCACGTAGCACATCAACTATAGCTACCATGGTATCTGCAAATATGCTACCCAGTAGCTTGCCTCATGTTGTGGGCCTCACAGCACAGAGCTATGAAGCGATAAAGCGTGCGCAGGAGTTTTCTGCTAAGATTGAATTCCGGCAGGACCCGGAATGTCCCTCCCTCATTAACATGTTTCCTGGGCAAATGCCTCCAGAGGTTACAATTCAGCCAAAACTTGCTAAAGCCCCTGTTCTTCGTTTGGATGCATTTGGCAGGGAAATTGATGAGCAGGGAAATGTGGTCAATGTGCCTAAGCCATCTAGCACCCTTAAG GTAAACATCAATAAGCAGAACAAAGAGAGCTTCCAACTTCTCAAACCTGAACTTGACATTGATCCTGATAAAAATCCTCATTTTGATCCGAGGATGGGCATTGACAAGAACAAAATATTGAGGCCCAAGAAGATGTCATTTCAATTTGTGGAGGAAGGTAAATGGTCCCGAGATGCagaaataatcaagttaaag AGCCAATTTGGTGAAATACGAACGAAGGAGCTGAGGACAAAGCAAGAGCAATTGGCAAAGGCAAAAGCAGAGCCTGACATAAATCCAAATCTTATTGAGGTGTCAGAGAGGATTATCACCAAAGAAAAATCAAAGGAACCAATCCCTGATGTTGAGTGGTG GGAAGCTCCTCTGTTACGATCTGGTGCTTATGGTGTTATGGTCGACGGTAACTTAACTGATGATACATTGAAGATGGAGAGGATCACCATTTATGTGGAACACCCCCGTCCTATTGAGCCTCCTGCTGAACCTGCTCCACCTCCTCCACAGCCATTGAAGCTGACCAAGAAGGAGCAGAAGAAAATGCGCACCCGGCGCCGTATGGATCAGGAGAGAGAAAAGCAGGAAATGATACGTCAGGGCCTGTTAGAACCACcaaaaccaaaaattaaaatgagCAATCTTATGAGAGTCCTTGGATCAGAAGCCACTCAGGATCCCACAAAGCTTGAAAAGGAGATTAGAAGTGCTGCTGCTGAGCGAGAGCAGGCTCATATAGACAGAAATCTTTCTCGGAAGCTCACTCCTGATGAGTTTcgtgagaagaaagaaaagaaactctttGACGACCCAACTATTGCGCCAGAGACAGTAGTTTCAGTATACAGGATCAATGACCTTTCACACCCTCAATATCGCTTCAAGGTTGATGTCAATGCACAGGAGAATCGCATGACCGGGTGTGCGGTTATCTTGGGAGATATAAATGTGGTGGTAGTTGAAGGTGGTAAAAAGTCAATCAAGCGATATGGGAAACTAATGCTTAGGCGAATAGATTGGGCTGCTGCTGTTAAGAAAGAAGACGATGACGAAGATGAAGATAAGCCTCGCAACAAGTGTGTGTTAGTCTGGCAAGGGACTGTTGCTAAATCGAGCTTTCATAGGTTTTTGGTTCACGAGTGCAGGACTGAGGCTGCTGCTCGTAAGGTCTTTGCTGATGCTGGGGTTCTTCATTACTGGAATTTAGCTGTAGACTTCATAGATGATGAACTTTAA
- the LOC107018979 gene encoding protein RDM16-like isoform X2, producing the protein MGSRESLKAPSTNVAILPPPVASSNAEILPTPGSARSTSTIATMVSANMLPSSLPHVVGLTAQSYEAIKRAQEFSAKIEFRQDPECPSLINMFPGQMPPEVTIQPKLAKAPVLRLDAFGREIDEQGNVVNVPKPSSTLKVNINKQNKESFQLLKPELDIDPDKNPHFDPRMGIDKNKILRPKKMSFQFVEEGKWSRDAEIIKLKSQFGEIRTKELRTKQEQLAKAKAEPDINPNLIEVSERIITKEKSKEPIPDVEWWEAPLLRSGAYGVMVDGNLTDDTLKMERITIYVEHPRPIEPPAEPAPPPPQPLKLTKKEQKKMRTRRRMDQEREKQEMIRQGLLEPPKPKIKMSNLMRVLGSEATQDPTKLEKEIRSAAAEREQAHIDRNLSRKLTPDEFREKKEKKLFDDPTIAPETVVSVYRINDLSHPQYRFKVDVNAQENRMTGCAVILGDINVVVVEGGKKSIKRYGKLMLRRIDWAAAVKKEDDDEDEDKPRNKCVLVWQGTVAKSSFHRFLVHECRTEAAARKVFADAGVLHYWNLAVDFIDDEL; encoded by the exons ATGGGTTCCAGGGAGAGCCTTAAAGCCCCTTCAACCAATGTGGCGATATTGCCACCACCAGTTGCATCTTCAAATGCAGAGATATTACCCACTCCAGGTTCAGCACGTAGCACATCAACTATAGCTACCATGGTATCTGCAAATATGCTACCCAGTAGCTTGCCTCATGTTGTGGGCCTCACAGCACAGAGCTATGAAGCGATAAAGCGTGCGCAGGAGTTTTCTGCTAAGATTGAATTCCGGCAGGACCCGGAATGTCCCTCCCTCATTAACATGTTTCCTGGGCAAATGCCTCCAGAGGTTACAATTCAGCCAAAACTTGCTAAAGCCCCTGTTCTTCGTTTGGATGCATTTGGCAGGGAAATTGATGAGCAGGGAAATGTGGTCAATGTGCCTAAGCCATCTAGCACCCTTAAG GTAAACATCAATAAGCAGAACAAAGAGAGCTTCCAACTTCTCAAACCTGAACTTGACATTGATCCTGATAAAAATCCTCATTTTGATCCGAGGATGGGCATTGACAAGAACAAAATATTGAGGCCCAAGAAGATGTCATTTCAATTTGTGGAGGAAGGTAAATGGTCCCGAGATGCagaaataatcaagttaaag AGCCAATTTGGTGAAATACGAACGAAGGAGCTGAGGACAAAGCAAGAGCAATTGGCAAAGGCAAAAGCAGAGCCTGACATAAATCCAAATCTTATTGAGGTGTCAGAGAGGATTATCACCAAAGAAAAATCAAAGGAACCAATCCCTGATGTTGAGTGGTG GGAAGCTCCTCTGTTACGATCTGGTGCTTATGGTGTTATGGTCGACGGTAACTTAACTGATGATACATTGAAGATGGAGAGGATCACCATTTATGTGGAACACCCCCGTCCTATTGAGCCTCCTGCTGAACCTGCTCCACCTCCTCCACAGCCATTGAAGCTGACCAAGAAGGAGCAGAAGAAAATGCGCACCCGGCGCCGTATGGATCAGGAGAGAGAAAAGCAGGAAATGATACGTCAGGGCCTGTTAGAACCACcaaaaccaaaaattaaaatgagCAATCTTATGAGAGTCCTTGGATCAGAAGCCACTCAGGATCCCACAAAGCTTGAAAAGGAGATTAGAAGTGCTGCTGCTGAGCGAGAGCAGGCTCATATAGACAGAAATCTTTCTCGGAAGCTCACTCCTGATGAGTTTcgtgagaagaaagaaaagaaactctttGACGACCCAACTATTGCGCCAGAGACAGTAGTTTCAGTATACAGGATCAATGACCTTTCACACCCTCAATATCGCTTCAAGGTTGATGTCAATGCACAGGAGAATCGCATGACCGGGTGTGCGGTTATCTTGGGAGATATAAATGTGGTGGTAGTTGAAGGTGGTAAAAAGTCAATCAAGCGATATGGGAAACTAATGCTTAGGCGAATAGATTGGGCTGCTGCTGTTAAGAAAGAAGACGATGACGAAGATGAAGATAAGCCTCGCAACAAGTGTGTGTTAGTCTGGCAAGGGACTGTTGCTAAATCGAGCTTTCATAGGTTTTTGGTTCACGAGTGCAGGACTGAGGCTGCTGCTCGTAAGGTCTTTGCTGATGCTGGGGTTCTTCATTACTGGAATTTAGCTGTAGACTTCATAGATGATGAACTTTAA